Proteins co-encoded in one Pseudobdellovibrionaceae bacterium genomic window:
- the topA gene encoding type I DNA topoisomerase, whose translation MAKAKSAKSKSVPAKKSSAKADAAFSGGPGKKLVIVESPTKAKTIRKFLGKDFIVESCMGHVRDLPRSAKEIPEKFKKKPWATLGVNVEEHFEPLYTIPKDKLKVVKTLKDKMEEAQELYLATDEDREGESISWHLSEVLKPKIPMKRMVFNEITKEAIQKSLGDTRPIDLNLVRAQEARRILDRLVGYTISPLIWKKVAYGLSAGRVQSVAVRLIAERELERIRFKKASYWGVSAYLKDQGIPFEGKLWSWKGQRIASGKDFDGHTGKLATANVLVLDETAAKDVEKKASAQDFKVIEVDEKPVFRRPPAPFITSSLQQEANRKLGLGSRETMQVAQKLYENGLITYMRTDSTFLSQEAINAARTWIQREYGKEYLPEKPRVFDSKKVKGAQEAHEAIRPAGQEFISPEESGLSGTPLRLYELIWKRTVASQMVDSKQKQVSTRIQSGDAVFSATGMTIEFPGFLRAYVEGSDDPDAELQEREVRLPALQTGGKVGLEKLEPTSHETKPPARFTEASLVQIMEKEGIGRPSTYASIIGTIIDRGYVRKQGSALVPTFTALVVSQLLREHLPQYVDLGFTSEMERSLDTIAEGELDSESYLGSVYLGKTGLKSTVDGQEKKIDPEKAREIQLEGLEKFSFRVGKYGAYVCMEREGAEVCASVPESESPADITPETAEKWIEQKIHGADALGHDEKTGLPIYVLSGRYGPYVQLGDASGDDAKPKRVSLPAGVQPEQVDLPMAMKLIELPKVLGTHPGVGKPVQVGLGRFGPFVVCDGDYRSIPKGQSLFDVTFEIAMEMLAQPKKGRGRAAPLKELGAHPDDKQVVNVMNGPYGPYVKWGKVNASLPEGETVETITLEKALPLLAEKADAPKAKKKRRA comes from the coding sequence ATGGCTAAAGCGAAGAGTGCGAAAAGCAAATCCGTCCCCGCGAAAAAGTCCTCTGCCAAGGCAGACGCGGCGTTTTCCGGCGGTCCGGGTAAGAAGCTGGTCATCGTCGAGTCGCCCACCAAGGCGAAGACGATCCGTAAATTCCTGGGCAAAGATTTTATCGTGGAAAGCTGCATGGGCCACGTGCGCGATCTTCCCCGTTCGGCGAAAGAGATCCCCGAGAAGTTCAAAAAGAAACCCTGGGCGACCTTGGGCGTGAACGTCGAAGAGCATTTCGAACCTTTGTACACGATCCCCAAAGACAAATTGAAAGTCGTCAAAACCCTCAAAGACAAAATGGAAGAGGCCCAAGAGCTCTACCTGGCGACGGACGAAGACCGCGAAGGGGAATCGATTTCGTGGCATTTGTCCGAGGTTTTGAAGCCCAAGATCCCGATGAAACGAATGGTCTTCAACGAGATCACGAAAGAGGCGATCCAGAAGTCGTTGGGGGATACGCGTCCCATCGATTTGAATCTCGTGCGCGCGCAGGAAGCGCGCCGGATCTTGGACCGTCTGGTGGGCTATACGATTTCGCCCCTCATCTGGAAGAAGGTCGCTTACGGTTTGTCGGCCGGCCGGGTGCAATCGGTGGCCGTACGTTTGATCGCCGAACGGGAGCTTGAGCGCATTCGTTTCAAAAAGGCGAGCTACTGGGGCGTTTCCGCGTACTTGAAAGACCAAGGGATTCCTTTCGAAGGAAAGCTTTGGAGCTGGAAGGGCCAGCGCATCGCGAGCGGAAAAGACTTCGACGGGCACACCGGGAAACTCGCGACCGCGAATGTTTTGGTTCTGGACGAAACGGCCGCGAAAGACGTCGAGAAAAAGGCTTCGGCCCAAGATTTCAAAGTCATCGAGGTCGACGAGAAGCCCGTTTTCCGTCGCCCGCCGGCGCCGTTCATCACTTCGTCGCTCCAGCAGGAAGCCAACCGGAAGCTCGGTTTGGGCTCGCGCGAAACGATGCAGGTGGCGCAGAAACTGTACGAAAACGGTTTGATCACCTATATGCGTACGGATTCGACTTTCTTGTCGCAAGAGGCGATCAATGCCGCACGGACTTGGATTCAGCGCGAGTACGGCAAAGAGTATCTGCCCGAAAAACCGCGGGTCTTCGACTCGAAAAAAGTGAAGGGCGCGCAAGAGGCCCACGAAGCGATCCGCCCCGCGGGCCAAGAGTTCATTTCGCCGGAAGAGTCGGGACTGAGCGGAACGCCGCTGCGTCTTTATGAGCTGATCTGGAAACGGACCGTGGCGAGCCAGATGGTCGATTCGAAACAAAAACAAGTTTCGACCCGTATCCAGAGCGGCGATGCGGTCTTTTCCGCAACGGGCATGACGATCGAGTTCCCTGGATTCCTGCGCGCGTACGTGGAAGGTAGCGACGATCCGGATGCGGAACTGCAAGAGCGCGAAGTGCGCCTGCCGGCCCTGCAAACGGGTGGCAAGGTCGGACTCGAAAAGCTTGAGCCCACCAGCCACGAAACGAAGCCCCCGGCGCGTTTCACGGAGGCGAGCCTCGTCCAGATCATGGAGAAGGAAGGCATCGGCCGTCCTTCGACTTACGCGTCCATCATCGGCACCATCATTGATCGCGGTTACGTCCGTAAGCAGGGTTCGGCCCTGGTGCCGACCTTCACCGCGCTGGTTGTGAGTCAGCTCTTGCGCGAGCATCTGCCGCAGTACGTGGACCTGGGGTTCACCAGCGAGATGGAACGTTCGCTCGATACCATCGCCGAAGGGGAGCTCGATTCGGAGTCTTATCTCGGCTCGGTATACCTCGGTAAAACGGGTTTGAAATCGACGGTCGACGGACAAGAGAAGAAAATCGACCCCGAAAAAGCGCGTGAGATCCAGCTGGAAGGCCTGGAAAAATTCAGCTTCCGCGTCGGTAAATACGGCGCCTACGTCTGCATGGAGCGCGAAGGGGCGGAAGTTTGCGCTTCGGTTCCCGAGAGTGAATCGCCCGCAGACATCACTCCCGAGACCGCCGAGAAGTGGATCGAACAAAAAATTCACGGCGCGGATGCCCTGGGCCACGATGAAAAAACGGGATTACCGATCTACGTTCTGAGCGGTCGTTACGGCCCTTACGTGCAGCTGGGCGATGCGAGCGGCGACGATGCGAAACCCAAGCGGGTTTCACTTCCCGCCGGCGTTCAACCCGAGCAGGTGGATCTGCCCATGGCGATGAAGCTGATCGAGCTTCCCAAGGTCCTGGGAACCCATCCGGGCGTGGGAAAGCCGGTTCAGGTGGGCTTAGGACGCTTCGGTCCGTTCGTCGTCTGTGACGGCGATTACCGCTCGATTCCCAAGGGACAAAGCCTGTTCGACGTGACGTTCGAAATCGCCATGGAGATGCTGGCCCAGCCGAAAAAAGGCCGGGGACGGGCGGCTCCGCTGAAGGAATTGGGCGCGCACCCCGACGACAAACAGGTCGTGAACGTGATGAATGGTCCCTACGGTCCCTATGTGAAGTGGGGCAAGGTCAATGCGTCCCTGCCCGAGGGGGAAACCGTGGAAACCATCACGCTCGAGAAAGCTTTACCGCTTTTGGCGGAAAAAGCCGACGCTCCCAAGGCGAAGAAGAAACGCCGGGCTTGA
- a CDS encoding carboxy terminal-processing peptidase has product MALRSKLLLASLILGSLPAFAQKELELQCRYITHIEQGFLSQHVKYAKRDQALQDRVVDQYVKQLDPTKVYLLKTDVDEIKKLMTKIFDKIEKKDCAPLKEAQTILAKRITERTDFAKKFLGKDYKFDPKTEFVFDPGKKAYPLNTAEAEEFLKKYIHFQVSNYLATDMKLDEAKTNVLKSWDRALKRITDTKEEDLFSGYLEAFAHGMDPHSDFMPRDNNEDFKISMSLSLQGIGATLSSTDGFTVVEDLVPGGPAARSGLIQNQDKIIAVGQEKGPMENVIEMDLRDVVKKIRGKKGTKVRLTILRKKGDGKDRQDITLVRDEIKLEDQAASLAVIDRDVNGVKKKIGVINFPSFYSDARRGGRSSAADVKKLVTEARAKKLDGLMMDLSTNGGGSLDDAVKIAGLFFGKGNVVKQSSRDDSRGEITLADTDATVDWPGPLVILTSRVSASASEIVAGTLKDYRRAVIVGSDHTFGKGTVQSVIEIPPSSGELGALKVTVGMFYTAGGNSTQHRGVSADVVIPGAFDSDEVGEKSLDYSLPPSTIPAFLTSDAYVKTGPDAWQEIKPDMIKQLADKSRQRVEKNDEFKKIVEELNKAKDNGKMIRLSEVMKDKGKKDKEKEKARTTRYNKEERDKEYLKRPDILEAVSVLMDLISLEGGGKVAQQNK; this is encoded by the coding sequence ATGGCACTTCGTTCGAAACTCCTTTTGGCATCTTTGATTTTGGGTTCCCTTCCCGCGTTCGCGCAGAAGGAACTCGAACTGCAGTGCCGGTACATCACCCATATCGAGCAGGGATTTTTATCCCAGCACGTGAAGTACGCGAAGCGCGATCAGGCTTTGCAAGATCGCGTGGTCGACCAGTACGTGAAGCAGCTGGATCCGACGAAAGTGTATCTGTTGAAGACCGACGTCGATGAGATCAAAAAGCTCATGACGAAAATCTTCGACAAGATCGAGAAGAAAGATTGCGCCCCTTTGAAGGAAGCGCAAACGATCCTGGCGAAACGGATCACCGAGCGCACGGATTTCGCGAAAAAGTTTCTGGGCAAGGACTACAAGTTCGATCCCAAGACCGAATTCGTTTTCGATCCGGGTAAGAAAGCGTATCCGTTGAACACCGCGGAAGCGGAAGAGTTCCTGAAAAAGTATATCCATTTCCAGGTTTCGAACTATCTGGCGACCGATATGAAGCTGGATGAAGCGAAGACGAACGTGCTGAAAAGCTGGGATCGCGCGCTGAAACGGATCACCGACACGAAGGAAGAGGACCTGTTCTCGGGTTACCTCGAAGCTTTCGCGCACGGGATGGATCCGCACTCGGATTTCATGCCCCGGGACAACAATGAAGACTTCAAGATCTCGATGTCGCTTTCGCTGCAAGGGATCGGCGCGACGTTGTCTTCGACCGACGGTTTTACCGTGGTCGAGGATCTGGTCCCCGGTGGTCCCGCCGCGCGTTCGGGTCTGATTCAGAACCAAGACAAGATCATCGCCGTCGGCCAAGAAAAAGGTCCGATGGAAAACGTGATCGAAATGGATCTGCGCGACGTCGTGAAAAAGATCCGCGGGAAGAAGGGTACGAAAGTGCGCCTGACGATCCTGCGTAAAAAAGGCGACGGCAAAGATCGCCAAGACATCACTTTGGTTCGTGATGAAATCAAACTCGAGGACCAGGCGGCTTCGCTGGCGGTCATCGATCGCGACGTCAATGGCGTGAAGAAGAAGATCGGCGTGATCAACTTCCCCTCGTTCTACTCGGACGCCCGTCGTGGCGGTCGCTCGAGCGCGGCGGACGTGAAGAAACTGGTCACCGAAGCTCGGGCGAAAAAGCTCGACGGTTTGATGATGGATCTGTCGACGAACGGGGGCGGAAGCCTGGATGACGCCGTCAAAATCGCGGGTCTGTTCTTCGGTAAAGGGAACGTCGTGAAACAAAGCTCGCGCGACGATTCGCGCGGCGAAATCACGCTGGCGGACACCGATGCCACCGTCGACTGGCCGGGACCTCTCGTGATCCTGACCAGCCGCGTGTCGGCTTCGGCCTCCGAGATCGTGGCGGGGACCCTGAAGGATTACCGTCGCGCGGTGATCGTGGGTTCGGACCATACGTTCGGTAAAGGCACGGTTCAGTCGGTCATCGAGATTCCGCCCTCTTCGGGCGAACTCGGCGCACTGAAAGTGACGGTGGGCATGTTCTACACCGCGGGCGGGAATTCGACCCAGCACCGTGGGGTTTCGGCGGATGTCGTGATTCCGGGCGCATTTGACTCGGATGAGGTGGGTGAGAAGTCCCTGGACTACTCGCTGCCGCCGTCGACCATTCCGGCCTTCCTGACGTCCGATGCGTACGTCAAGACCGGCCCCGATGCTTGGCAAGAGATCAAGCCCGACATGATCAAACAACTCGCGGACAAGTCCCGCCAGCGCGTGGAGAAGAACGACGAGTTCAAAAAGATCGTGGAAGAGCTGAACAAGGCCAAAGACAACGGCAAAATGATCCGCCTGTCCGAAGTGATGAAGGACAAGGGTAAAAAGGACAAAGAAAAAGAGAAGGCTCGCACCACTCGCTACAACAAAGAAGAGCGGGACAAAGAGTACCTGAAGCGCCCCGACATCCTGGAGGCGGTCTCGGTGCTCATGGACCTGATCTCGCTTGAGGGTGGCGGTAAGGTTGCTCAGCAAAACAAATAA
- a CDS encoding thiamine pyrophosphate-dependent dehydrogenase E1 component subunit alpha, protein MTQSTASAKNSSAKRAPLKKAVSKTAGKTSKKVAPAAKASGDRELKLLPKELCLKMYNDMVKSRVLEDRLIKIYKAGESYFWIGAPGEEAWGVALGHNVNKGQGPDYDYLHLHYRCTPTLVALGLEMIDSIRLMMNRTTDPSTGGRNFSNHYVFPKWNVAPVTSPIEVQYIIALGTAHVQKRRKTKGITIVSGGDAGTAEGDFASSLIWASRKGRELPMLLTVQNNKWGISTSYDGQHGETNIADRAKAFNIRARVIDGNNPIESYLTVQEDMNYIRKTGKPAFIEARLSRLYGHSSASGANFVDSEIDPVRQFEKRLLKAGYLKETDAKEIWAAYEAEGVGAQTQARLEPVPTPESIWDHVYFGGENADWRKF, encoded by the coding sequence ATGACTCAATCCACTGCCTCGGCGAAGAATTCGTCCGCGAAACGGGCCCCTCTTAAAAAAGCGGTCTCTAAAACGGCCGGTAAGACCTCGAAGAAGGTCGCCCCGGCCGCGAAAGCCTCCGGTGACCGCGAGCTGAAGCTGCTTCCTAAAGAGCTCTGCTTGAAGATGTACAACGACATGGTCAAGTCGCGTGTCCTCGAAGACCGTTTGATCAAGATCTACAAAGCCGGCGAGTCGTATTTCTGGATCGGCGCACCCGGTGAAGAGGCCTGGGGCGTGGCTTTGGGGCACAACGTGAACAAGGGCCAAGGCCCGGACTACGATTACCTGCACCTGCATTACCGCTGCACGCCCACGCTGGTCGCGTTGGGGCTCGAGATGATCGATTCGATTCGTTTGATGATGAATCGCACGACCGATCCGTCCACCGGTGGACGGAACTTCTCGAACCACTACGTCTTTCCGAAGTGGAACGTCGCGCCCGTGACTTCGCCGATCGAAGTTCAATACATCATCGCGCTGGGAACCGCGCATGTGCAGAAGCGCCGTAAGACAAAAGGCATCACCATCGTTTCGGGTGGGGACGCGGGAACGGCGGAAGGTGACTTCGCATCCAGCCTGATCTGGGCGTCGCGCAAGGGCCGTGAGCTGCCGATGCTGTTGACCGTGCAAAACAACAAGTGGGGGATTTCGACCTCTTACGATGGACAGCACGGCGAGACGAATATTGCGGATCGCGCGAAGGCGTTTAACATCCGTGCGCGTGTCATCGACGGGAACAATCCCATCGAGAGCTACCTGACGGTTCAAGAAGACATGAACTATATCCGCAAAACCGGTAAGCCCGCGTTCATCGAGGCGCGGTTATCTCGCCTGTACGGTCACTCGTCGGCGAGCGGCGCGAACTTCGTCGATTCTGAAATCGATCCCGTTCGTCAGTTCGAGAAACGCCTTTTGAAGGCGGGCTACTTGAAAGAGACCGATGCGAAAGAGATCTGGGCCGCTTACGAGGCGGAAGGCGTGGGCGCACAGACCCAAGCGCGCCTCGAACCCGTACCCACTCCCGAGTCGATCTGGGATCATGTTTACTTCGGCGGTGAGAACGCGGACTGGAGAAAATTCTAA
- a CDS encoding alpha-ketoacid dehydrogenase subunit beta — protein sequence MANMAQAIRMALHYGEKHLEVKDIFGQDVGAPLGGVFTATQGLDTAWNTPLDERGIIGMAMGIAMTGDRCVAEIQFCDYIFNTVDLLKIAGNTLWCTNGQYPMGLTVMSPCGAGIRGSVYHSHSFDAWASRLPGWKVVMPSNPLDAYGLLLAAIQDPNPVLYLKPKALMRVRGEDLIPGEPESEKELKAMIDAPIGDRSKWTPRWPELQEYVVPIGKGKVVREGEQLTLVSYGRHVATCREVAEDLATEGHSIEVIDLRSIYPYDWPLLKSSIEKTGRVVFVNEDTEVTNFAEHLVYRCVQELFYSLLARPKVVAGKNVPGIGLHANLEDASVPQKLDILTTVLETLNEAP from the coding sequence ATGGCAAATATGGCTCAAGCCATCCGCATGGCGCTTCACTACGGTGAAAAGCATCTCGAAGTGAAAGACATCTTCGGTCAGGACGTGGGCGCGCCTTTGGGCGGCGTCTTCACGGCGACGCAGGGTCTGGACACCGCCTGGAATACGCCGCTCGACGAACGCGGTATCATCGGCATGGCGATGGGGATCGCGATGACCGGCGACCGCTGCGTCGCCGAGATCCAATTCTGCGACTACATTTTCAATACGGTCGATCTGCTGAAGATCGCGGGCAATACGTTGTGGTGCACGAATGGCCAGTACCCGATGGGTCTGACGGTGATGTCACCTTGCGGGGCCGGCATTCGCGGCTCGGTTTACCACTCGCATTCGTTCGACGCGTGGGCGTCGCGCCTGCCGGGTTGGAAAGTCGTGATGCCGTCGAATCCTTTGGATGCTTACGGTCTGCTGCTGGCGGCAATTCAGGACCCGAACCCGGTGCTTTATTTGAAACCGAAGGCGCTGATGCGCGTGCGCGGGGAAGACCTGATTCCTGGCGAACCCGAAAGCGAGAAGGAACTGAAGGCGATGATCGATGCGCCGATCGGCGATCGTTCGAAATGGACGCCGCGCTGGCCGGAGCTGCAAGAGTACGTGGTGCCGATCGGTAAAGGCAAAGTCGTCCGCGAAGGCGAACAGCTGACGCTCGTGTCTTACGGACGTCACGTGGCCACTTGCCGCGAAGTGGCCGAAGATCTGGCGACGGAAGGGCATTCGATCGAGGTCATCGATCTGCGCTCGATCTATCCTTACGATTGGCCGCTTTTAAAGTCTTCGATCGAAAAAACCGGACGCGTGGTCTTCGTCAATGAGGACACCGAGGTCACGAATTTCGCCGAGCACTTGGTTTACCGCTGCGTCCAGGAGCTGTTCTACAGTTTGCTCGCGCGTCCGAAAGTCGTCGCCGGTAAAAACGTTCCCGGCATCGGTTTGCACGCCAACTTGGAGGACGCATCCGTTCCCCAAAAATTGGATATTCTGACCACCGTGCTCGAGACTCTGAACGAAGCTCCCTAA
- a CDS encoding class I SAM-dependent methyltransferase, translating into MKPISKRADKPARPVFDKYDYYSKSVQSTETDVVFLRDVYKECRGVAPESMREDFCGTYALSADWIRLSPKHTGVGVDLDPEPLEYGHAHILPKLSPAQRERLKIMRGNVLDPNLPKVDLVAAMNFSYFIFKNRGQMLGYFKNVHRTLNEDGVFVQDLFGGSLCYDANEEKTKHKGFTYYWDQKSYDPATNYAQFAIHFKVDGERKREDVFTYDWRMWSIPELKEILKEAGFRRTHLYWEGTTKAGGGDGKFKRVEHGESCQSWIAYLVSEK; encoded by the coding sequence TTGAAACCCATCTCGAAACGCGCCGACAAACCGGCGCGTCCCGTTTTCGATAAATATGACTATTACAGTAAATCCGTGCAATCGACCGAGACCGACGTCGTCTTCTTGCGGGATGTGTACAAAGAGTGTCGCGGGGTCGCTCCGGAATCGATGCGCGAGGATTTCTGCGGGACCTACGCGCTGAGCGCGGATTGGATTCGCTTGAGTCCGAAACATACCGGCGTCGGGGTGGATCTGGATCCTGAACCGCTCGAATACGGGCATGCCCACATCCTGCCCAAACTTTCGCCCGCACAGCGCGAACGTTTGAAGATCATGCGTGGGAACGTTCTTGATCCAAATCTGCCGAAGGTGGATCTGGTCGCGGCGATGAATTTCTCGTATTTCATTTTCAAAAATCGCGGACAGATGCTGGGTTACTTCAAAAACGTGCACCGTACTTTGAACGAAGACGGCGTTTTCGTGCAGGATCTGTTCGGCGGAAGCCTCTGCTACGACGCGAACGAAGAGAAAACCAAACACAAGGGCTTCACCTACTACTGGGATCAGAAAAGTTACGATCCCGCGACGAATTACGCGCAGTTCGCGATCCACTTCAAAGTGGACGGCGAAAGAAAGCGCGAAGACGTTTTCACTTACGACTGGCGGATGTGGAGTATTCCCGAGCTGAAAGAAATCCTGAAAGAGGCGGGCTTCCGCCGCACCCATCTTTACTGGGAAGGGACCACGAAGGCCGGCGGTGGCGATGGGAAGTTCAAGCGTGTCGAGCATGGCGAAAGTTGCCAGAGCTGGATCGCGTACCTCGTCAGCGAGAAGTAG
- the pyrE gene encoding orotate phosphoribosyltransferase, which translates to MTRQELARKIYEVAYLRGEFKLRSGQTSNEYFDKYRFESQPEILRQIAKQLAPLIPAGTEVLAGLEMGGIPIATALSLETGIPALFVRKKAKEYGTLQVAEGLDFKGKKCCVIEDVVTTGGQVLLSTEDLRKAGAIIGHVLCVIHRGEGNPMATAQLELKPLFTMAELKTAGGQA; encoded by the coding sequence ATGACGCGCCAAGAACTCGCCCGCAAAATCTACGAAGTCGCCTACCTCCGCGGGGAATTCAAACTCCGCTCGGGCCAAACTTCGAACGAATACTTCGACAAATACCGCTTCGAAAGCCAGCCCGAGATCCTGCGCCAGATCGCGAAGCAGCTCGCGCCCCTGATCCCCGCAGGCACCGAGGTCCTCGCCGGCCTCGAGATGGGCGGCATCCCCATCGCCACGGCCCTTTCGCTAGAAACCGGCATCCCGGCCCTTTTCGTGCGTAAGAAGGCCAAAGAGTACGGCACCCTCCAGGTCGCGGAAGGCCTCGATTTCAAGGGCAAGAAGTGCTGCGTGATCGAAGACGTCGTGACGACCGGCGGCCAGGTGCTGCTCTCCACCGAAGACCTCCGCAAGGCCGGAGCGATCATCGGTCACGTCCTCTGCGTGATCCATCGCGGGGAAGGTAACCCCATGGCGACCGCCCAACTGGAGCTGAAACCGCTCTTCACGATGGCGGAGCTGAAAACAGCGGGCGGTCAGGCTTAA
- a CDS encoding divalent-cation tolerance protein CutA, with protein MSLAVYYAVFPDGPTAENICRQLVEEKLIGCANIFAPHTAIYPWDGKIETSKEVPAFLKTESDLHQRLEARYLALHPYEVPCLLRLQVDAINPGYADWLRSLLQKN; from the coding sequence ATGAGCCTCGCCGTTTACTACGCGGTCTTCCCCGACGGGCCGACCGCCGAAAACATCTGCCGCCAACTCGTGGAAGAAAAGCTGATCGGCTGCGCGAACATCTTCGCGCCCCATACGGCCATCTATCCCTGGGACGGCAAAATCGAAACCTCCAAAGAGGTCCCGGCGTTTCTCAAAACCGAGAGTGATTTGCATCAACGGCTGGAAGCCCGCTACCTCGCGCTCCATCCCTACGAAGTCCCCTGCCTGCTTCGTTTGCAAGTCGACGCGATCAATCCCGGCTATGCCGACTGGCTTCGTTCGCTCTTGCAGAAGAATTAA
- a CDS encoding DUF21 domain-containing protein, whose product MTAIIALSLLVIFVSFISSFLEAVFLSISPAYVQVAVREGKRYGLLLEHLKENVDRPISAILSLNTIMNVAGAAGVGSMTQKLYDDIMVSIVSAILGFCILVFSEFIPKVLGTIYWKQTAPLAAYLIQAIIFVLYPIVWLAEMLGRIFARPETAGVTREEMIATAELGVEEGSLHRKESMIIKNLLTLSSLYVSDIMTPRSVFFALESEETVEEVHLRHKPIRFSRIPVYHDNLDHVVGITMRWRIHEALSNDQHSLKIKDITTPISTVSERMTVSGLLDFFIRKKEHLALAVDEYGIVTGLVSLEDAIETLLGVEIVDELDNVTDMRQYALEQWQIRKNQLRRT is encoded by the coding sequence ATGACCGCGATTATTGCGCTGAGCCTTCTCGTCATTTTTGTTAGCTTCATCTCTTCTTTCCTGGAAGCCGTCTTCCTTTCGATCAGCCCCGCCTACGTCCAAGTCGCGGTTCGCGAAGGGAAACGTTACGGTCTCTTGCTTGAACATCTGAAAGAGAACGTGGACCGCCCCATCTCGGCGATTCTCTCGCTCAACACGATCATGAACGTGGCCGGTGCGGCCGGGGTCGGCTCCATGACCCAAAAGCTCTATGATGACATCATGGTCTCCATCGTTTCGGCGATCTTGGGCTTCTGCATCCTCGTCTTCTCGGAGTTCATCCCCAAAGTCCTCGGCACCATCTACTGGAAGCAGACCGCGCCGCTGGCGGCGTACCTGATCCAAGCGATCATCTTCGTGCTGTACCCCATCGTCTGGCTGGCGGAAATGCTCGGTCGGATTTTCGCGCGCCCTGAAACGGCGGGTGTCACCCGCGAAGAGATGATCGCCACCGCGGAGCTCGGCGTAGAGGAAGGATCCCTTCACCGCAAGGAATCCATGATCATCAAGAACCTGCTGACGCTGAGTTCGCTTTACGTGTCGGACATCATGACCCCGCGGTCGGTCTTCTTCGCGCTCGAATCCGAGGAAACGGTCGAAGAGGTCCACCTTCGCCATAAGCCCATTCGCTTTTCGCGAATCCCCGTCTATCACGACAATCTGGATCACGTCGTCGGCATCACCATGCGCTGGCGGATTCACGAGGCGCTGTCGAACGACCAACACTCGCTCAAGATCAAGGACATCACGACGCCCATCTCGACCGTTTCGGAACGGATGACGGTTTCGGGACTCCTCGACTTTTTCATCCGCAAGAAAGAGCATTTGGCGCTCGCCGTGGACGAATACGGAATCGTCACGGGACTGGTGTCGCTGGAAGACGCGATCGAAACGCTTCTGGGCGTCGAGATCGTCGACGAACTCGATAACGTCACCGACATGCGCCAGTACGCGCTCGAGCAATGGCAAATCCGCAAGAACCAGCTCCGGCGGACATGA